In the Choloepus didactylus isolate mChoDid1 chromosome 5, mChoDid1.pri, whole genome shotgun sequence genome, one interval contains:
- the LOC119534839 gene encoding olfactory receptor 2A2-like, which yields MGGNHTWVTEFILVGFKLKAELGVFLFWIFSLFYVFSLLGNGMIFGLILLDPKLHTPMYFFLSHLAIIDMSYASNNVPKMLENLVNKTRTISFVPCIMQTFLYLAFAHTECLILVAMSYDRYVAICHPLQYTAILSQRMCTFMAVTSWACGFSLALVHAILLLRLPFCGPHEVNHVFCEILSVLQLACADTWINEAVIFAACVFVLVGPLCLILVSYMSILQTTLRMQSGEGCKKAFSTCSSHLCVVGLFFGTAMVVYMVLDSSQREQEKMLSLFHSLFNPLLNPLIYSFRNAQVKGAFYRALRKKRSM from the coding sequence ATGGGGGGCAACCACACATGGGTCACAGAATTCATCTTGGTGGGATTCAAGCTCAAGGCAGAGTTGGGAGTGTTCCTCTTCTGGATCTTCTCTCTATTTTATGTCTTCAGTCTGCTGGGGAATGGCATGATCTTTGGTCTAATCCTTCTGGACCCCAAActgcacacccccatgtactttttcctctcaCACTTGGCCATCATTGATATGTCTTATGCTTCCAACAATGTCCCCAAGATGCTGGAAAACCTAGTCAACAAGACAAGAACAATCTCCTTTGTCCCATGCATAATGCAGACATTTCTGTATTTAGCTTTTGCTCACACAGAGTGCCTGATTTTGGTGGCAATGTCCTATGACAGGTATGTGGCAATCTGCCACCCCCTCCAGTACACTGCCATCTTGAGCCAGAGAATGTGCACCTTCATGGCTGTCACTTCCTGGGCATGTGGATTTAGCCTGGCCCTGGTACATGCAATTCTCCTCCTAAGGCTGCCCTTCTGTGGGCCTCATGAAGTGAACCACGTCTTCTGTGAAATCCTATCTGTCCTCCAACTGGCATGTGCTGACACCTGGATCAATGAAGCTGTCATCTTTGCTGCCTGTGTGTTTGTCTTAGTTGGGCCCCTTTGCTTGATCCTGGTCTCGTACATGAGCATCCTCCAGACCACCCTGAGGATGCAGTCAGGGGAGGGCTGCAAAAAAGCTTTCTCCACTTGTTCCTCACACCTCTGTGTGGTTGGGCTTTTCTTTGGCACTGCCATGGTGGTTTATATGGTCCTAGATTCCAGTCAAAGAGAACAGGAGAAAATGCTGTCCCTGTTTCACAGCCTCTTCAACCCATTGCTGAACCCCCTTATCTACAGCTTTAGGAATGCTCAAGTGAAGGGTGCCTTCTACAGAGCACTGCGGAAGAAGAGGTCCATGTGA